The genomic interval GTGGTTCTGTTAAAGTTGAGAAGCTTAGGAATGTTGAAAGATATTCCCATGTCATGCACATAAGCTCAATGGTGATAATCTTTTCTTTTTagataagaaaatatttatcaaataaattcagCATACTAGATAATATTTAATTCCATGTAATATTTAAAGGTTACGGGAGAGCTGCAAGACCATTTGACCTGCTGGGACTCCCTTCGCGCTGCGTTGCCTGTTGGAACTGTCAACGGAGCACCAAAGGTTCATAATTTTCTTTGCTCCTTTTTGtccttaaatatatatattttactgtCAATTTCAATCTTTAGCTTCATTCTTATGCAATAACTGGCAAATGCAGGTGAGGGCCATGCAATTAATCGACGAATTGGAGGTGGCAATGCGAGGGCCTTATAGCAGAGGATTTGGATACATTTCTTTCTCAAGCGACATGGACATTGCTCTAGCTATGAGGACAATAGTATTTCCAACCGGAACGAGGTACGATACAATGTACTCATACAAAGACCTAAACCAACGGCGCGAGTGGATTGCATACCTTCAAGCTGGTGCTGGTATAGTTGTTGACAGCGACACTGCGGATGAGCACCAAGAGTGTCAAAACAAAGCTGCTGCTCTTGCTCGATCCATCGACTTGGCAGAGTCAACATTTGTTGATAAATAGGATAAGAACTATTATCAGGTCAAAACAAAATTCTATTTCTCAACACTGCCATGAAAATTGTTGAATGCCTATATTATTCTGAATgggaaataaaatgcaatcacAACAAACTTAGATAGTAGTAACTATTTAGTATCAATGGTTTGGGTCCTCCATGTCTCTCAACTATCAATAGTACATATTCTTCATGTATTtctcaattaattattataaatttgtgatgattCTATTAAATAGTAACTATttaatagaattagtaaaattaaattatattttattgtatgtttcaatggcattaattaataaaaacaaattaaaattttaaatttaatttactggtattaataatttagaattacaattagtagggagataaaataaatttaatttaataaaaaaataatacgttttagtgacagacaataccgtaggaatagattaaatttttatttatatttttctaggttttagtgacagacaatacCGTAGAAATAgactaattctttatttatatttatttagtttttagtgACAGTCAATATTGTAGGTAGAAATCAGAAACATTTAGTGACAATCCTCAAAACATGTAGTGACAGTTCTCAACGTGTAGCAGGACGCCCCCTTAAAGTTGACACTAGATTTGGgtgtcactcaaagtattattgacTTTTACCTACGGTTTTTAACTTTTAGTGAAACATTTTGTGTGTCACGAtaggtcaatttttttgtagtcATGTCCATTATCTTGAGCATAATAAGGAAAGGAATGTATTAATTTAATCCCAAAATCTACATGACCACCATATCACTAGTGAACATTATAAAGGTGAAACATGAGAAAAGGGTTGAATTTTGTttaacaaagttgataactttttgctaatttgatgaaggctagttgatttttgtgaattacttggagtagaagcaatcgaATTCAGAGGCAACAAACAACGAActcataaataatttgacacatagctttatactagttcaccattaacttggctacatctagtcccttcattcagaaagctttaatccactaattcaaataccttaaACTACAAAGCACCTGAACTTCCAAGTCAGGAAAGAAGACAATTTCTAAGGCTCTTggtagcgtttcagcaagtgtactgaatcgttgcaagtaataataaaacggtagtaccgagtgtcgaactcaaggattgcgttttactatcgaattatatttaattactgaaattaaataaaaagtttccgaattgattgaaataatatt from Cicer arietinum cultivar CDC Frontier isolate Library 1 chromosome 5, Cicar.CDCFrontier_v2.0, whole genome shotgun sequence carries:
- the LOC101503207 gene encoding anthranilate synthase alpha subunit 1, chloroplastic-like; its protein translation is MLVDLGHNDVGKVSKSGSVKVEKLRNVERYSHVMHISSMVTGELQDHLTCWDSLRAALPVGTVNGAPKVRAMQLIDELEVAMRGPYSRGFGYISFSSDMDIALAMRTIVFPTGTRYDTMYSYKDLNQRREWIAYLQAGAGIVVDSDTADEHQECQNKAAALARSIDLAESTFVDK